One genomic segment of Oreochromis niloticus isolate F11D_XX unplaced genomic scaffold, O_niloticus_UMD_NMBU tig00001453_pilon, whole genome shotgun sequence includes these proteins:
- the LOC109200492 gene encoding uncharacterized protein LOC109200492, which yields MKQIYRVPFERHTERVKQLRYDYVQRVMELEADAMGHELLFVDEAGFNLSKTRRRGRNIIGHRAIINVPGQRGGNITMCAAISQNGVVHHHATIGPYNTAHIIAFLDTMHDMLTVQRPEQTRYVIIWDNVSFHRAALVRNWFTDHPSFMALNLPPYSPFLNPIEELFSAWRWKVYDRHPHQLVALLQAMEACGDIDQASCQAWIRHSRRYFPRCLGLEDITCDVDEILWPDPERRHDVG from the exons ATGAAGCAAATTTACAGAGTTCCTTTCGAGAGACACACAGAACGTGTAAAGCAACTGCGATATGACTATGTGCAG AGAGTGATGGAACTAGAAGCAGATGCAATGGGACATGAGCTACTTTTTGTGGATGAGGCCggttttaacctcagtaaaaccagGAGACGTGGCAGGAACATTATTGGACACCGTGCCATCATCAATGTCCCAGGACAACGTGGTGGTAACATAACCATGTGTGCAGCTATAAGCCAAAATggtgttgttcaccatcatgcaaCCATAGGCCCAtacaacactgcacacattattGCATTCCTGGACACCATGCATGACATGCTCACTGTTCAGAGACCAGAGCAGACCCGATATGTCATCATATGGGACAATGTTAGTTTCCATAGGGCTGCTTTGGTCCGCAACTGGTTTACAGACCACCCATCCTTCATGGCACTCAACCTCCCTCCATACTCTCCATTCTTAAATCCCATAGAGGAGCTCTTCTCTGCCTGGCGCTGGAAAGTGTACGACCGTCATCCTCATCAACTGGTAGCCCTTTTACAGGCAATGGAGGCATGTGGAGATATTGACCAGGCATCATGTCAGGCCTGGATACGGCATTCAAGGAGATATTTTCCCCGGTGCCTTGGACTGGAGGATATCACATGCGATGTGGACGAAATTTTGTGGCCGGACCCAGAAAGACGACATGATGTAGgctga